One part of the Vibrio hyugaensis genome encodes these proteins:
- a CDS encoding DUF1449 domain-containing protein, producing the protein MLPPILSKVPLAVGLCVSFFFATILSFYLSSSIDQYISSTAAMIVKVVSIPVNFYLSLYISAKLLSPLAPLFDKSKAFAKVDFVGMKAKVHSGEVNAKRGEIIVHHNGSEFLLDARILESDAPIEYGNDVVIVSLNKQKKYYIINQ; encoded by the coding sequence TTGTTACCTCCTATATTATCTAAAGTCCCACTAGCGGTGGGCCTGTGCGTGAGCTTCTTCTTCGCCACTATTCTGTCTTTCTATTTGTCTTCTTCTATAGATCAATACATTAGTTCTACTGCAGCGATGATTGTGAAAGTCGTTTCTATCCCAGTTAACTTCTATTTGTCTTTGTATATTAGTGCCAAGCTATTAAGCCCATTAGCGCCACTCTTCGATAAGAGCAAGGCGTTTGCAAAGGTCGATTTTGTAGGGATGAAAGCAAAAGTGCACAGTGGTGAAGTGAATGCTAAACGCGGTGAAATTATTGTCCATCATAATGGCAGTGAATTCTTACTGGATGCACGAATATTAGAGTCGGATGCACCCATTGAATATGGAAACGACGTCGTGATCGTTTCTCTAAATAAACAAAAAAAATATTACATTATTAATCAGTAG
- a CDS encoding peptidase, translated as MQISPSLIFLGIGIGIFLIILVFLTTRYKKVRGEGDALIVNGLHATRASLTGTFVWPVINKFEFMDITRKKISVVRSGRKDQEGEEYEGLHCRDNIRADLKVDFYIGVNHEEEDIVRVAKLFTAHDASNLDRLKEHFQPKFSEALKTAVKQFEFEELLTNRRAFRDAVVEVIGSEMDGFKIYDVVIDKVDQTALDAHSPGNILDVEGIRKISAITAQKNTETNAIRQDEQTTIKKKNVEAEANRLQLDKQEKESIARTQREIDIIKAQEEALAAEKREEYERITKLAELETEEEVAKKRESVEMEVEMTRIANQRQVAIQQEELNRSVETERVRTSSEVAEKEMQKETTVEEAMKSVAETRSQRVEIERKIAREEEETENLRVNERVNREKRIKLTEAEAVAEAAQIELLVAARAEKDAARERSERILIENEAELKVKTRDAENELAVKTRQAEAEQVVTTKRAEAEFVSKDREAAAKERMAQAEKEMISATGLAEVEVERERALAIKETGEAEAYTLQSAGEAEAQALRAKGLAEAEAQTARFEAAQQYDDHTREHDKWVMQLQQEKDLEMARIDAQKTVVGANAQALGEALSKADIRLFGGEGMEQIRRTIMDAAVVDAKFNESEVLNPLVSDYVNGNRSLPQDIKDVLESTELKSSDLSNVALAGLLNSQGGAAELMKKIQSSLDTTTSDKS; from the coding sequence ATGCAGATTTCTCCAAGTCTGATATTCCTTGGAATTGGTATCGGGATTTTTTTGATTATTCTTGTGTTTCTTACCACCCGATATAAAAAAGTTCGAGGCGAGGGCGATGCACTCATTGTAAACGGACTGCATGCCACACGCGCTTCTTTAACGGGTACTTTTGTATGGCCGGTTATCAACAAATTTGAGTTCATGGATATTACTCGTAAAAAAATCTCGGTTGTTCGAAGCGGTCGCAAAGATCAAGAAGGCGAAGAATATGAGGGCCTGCACTGCCGAGATAATATTCGTGCGGACCTTAAAGTCGATTTCTATATCGGTGTGAATCATGAAGAAGAAGACATTGTCCGTGTTGCCAAGCTCTTTACTGCCCATGATGCTTCTAACCTAGATCGCCTGAAAGAGCATTTCCAACCTAAGTTTTCTGAAGCACTTAAAACGGCGGTAAAACAGTTTGAATTCGAAGAACTGTTAACCAATCGTCGAGCGTTCCGTGATGCCGTTGTTGAAGTAATCGGTAGTGAAATGGACGGCTTCAAAATCTATGACGTTGTGATCGATAAAGTCGACCAAACGGCTCTAGATGCGCACAGTCCAGGCAACATTCTCGATGTCGAAGGCATTCGTAAAATCTCTGCTATTACCGCGCAAAAGAACACGGAAACGAATGCGATTCGTCAGGATGAGCAAACGACAATTAAGAAGAAAAACGTTGAGGCTGAAGCGAACCGTCTCCAGCTTGATAAACAAGAGAAAGAGAGCATTGCTCGCACTCAGCGTGAAATCGATATTATCAAAGCGCAAGAAGAAGCGTTGGCCGCTGAAAAGCGTGAAGAATATGAGCGAATTACTAAGCTAGCGGAACTTGAAACCGAGGAAGAAGTCGCTAAGAAACGCGAGAGTGTCGAGATGGAAGTCGAGATGACACGCATTGCAAACCAGCGTCAAGTCGCGATTCAACAAGAAGAGCTAAATCGTTCTGTAGAGACTGAGCGAGTTCGCACTTCGTCGGAAGTCGCCGAAAAAGAAATGCAGAAAGAGACGACGGTCGAAGAAGCGATGAAGTCTGTTGCAGAGACGCGTTCTCAACGTGTTGAAATCGAGCGTAAGATTGCACGTGAAGAGGAAGAAACAGAGAATTTACGTGTTAATGAACGTGTAAACCGTGAAAAACGCATCAAACTGACGGAGGCTGAAGCCGTCGCTGAAGCCGCTCAAATTGAACTGCTTGTTGCGGCACGAGCTGAAAAAGATGCAGCTCGCGAGCGTTCTGAACGTATCTTGATTGAAAACGAAGCTGAGCTGAAAGTGAAAACACGCGATGCGGAAAATGAGCTTGCGGTGAAGACTCGCCAAGCGGAAGCGGAACAGGTTGTGACGACCAAGCGTGCAGAAGCTGAGTTCGTATCAAAAGATCGCGAAGCGGCAGCGAAAGAGCGAATGGCACAAGCTGAGAAAGAAATGATCAGTGCAACAGGCCTAGCTGAAGTGGAAGTGGAACGTGAGCGTGCCCTTGCGATTAAAGAGACAGGGGAAGCAGAAGCTTACACCTTGCAAAGTGCGGGTGAAGCGGAAGCGCAAGCACTGCGTGCGAAAGGTTTGGCAGAAGCAGAAGCGCAAACTGCTCGCTTTGAGGCTGCTCAACAATACGATGATCACACTCGTGAGCACGACAAGTGGGTTATGCAGCTACAGCAAGAGAAAGACCTTGAAATGGCGCGTATTGACGCTCAGAAAACCGTGGTTGGGGCGAACGCTCAAGCCTTGGGTGAAGCCTTGTCTAAAGCTGATATCCGTTTGTTTGGTGGTGAAGGGATGGAGCAAATCCGTCGCACTATCATGGATGCCGCTGTCGTTGATGCGAAGTTTAATGAGTCAGAAGTCCTTAACCCATTGGTTTCAGACTATGTGAATGGAAACCGTAGTCTGCCACAAGACATCAAAGACGTGTTAGAGAGTACAGAACTGAAAAGCAGTGATTTGAGCAACGTTGCTTTAGCGGGGTTGCTGAATTCACAAGGTGGCGCCGCGGAGCTGATGAAGAAAATTCAAAGCTCATTAGACACAACAACCAGCGATAAATCTTAA
- a CDS encoding DNA repair ATPase produces the protein MSDMTQKAVSDAGAYDVLKTRLLQQGSQLKSLSQSFNQQRQETFGGQDFNLIGKVNVQTDAKCIPIDMAQVNQHLLFGYHVQVGMKATPSLDDVFGLYLLHENEGTFRVERLPLESSFLSDSRFTHELSELFTYYRDARLSQISRQESTLYLAFQIGMRPEDRKVFRFQINAHSIEYIDSLGQNALTSVPQHDFDWIPTTRDDHVLGDHPHVSLQDKLFVECVGGDLTIKVEDNTKDGKGIYREEVEDPHQSVADAQIDYAFVGDLIALRVKPNREKHARYFLYNSVNQSVVRADALRASAKTLPEDHGVLYANGYVLSNGEDKQFAFEADQLKFFQQITSPNGEDILYIFFNAVEGYYIAYTYNLIEKKFEAPMESHGYSLYPDGRWLVFQLSENEEASTIHPMRIWDTPFSTPEHYAKVNAQTQGSSPLFNLGNTELVRALSSVLSICQLAQSEEVTQAAYEVLIKQCRSTLDHYTWLNHDYACGIGSAINELMGTTDKIIDEFAKVQQLQKHAASSLDEQKSAVSELIGKIKLAPKEQANTLLSLLSEVKGQVGVTMSLRQQHYIDEVQVDRLLEELQAQRESLNLHLLTLLQDEKAYVPFKKQIQKIELQLEEVSKTAEIQKLSEEVETLRHELQIVTEEVTDIETEDPTQATRILDLTTEVTSLLNTVSAKLRAKSQGLQSEEAQAEFSAQFKLLSQSVSSAMEQALTPDDCDTQLAKLVGQLDKLESRFADFDQFLTEIYSKRDEIQSTLDNHKQQLIAGQQRRVQNLLQAANVTMSSVEKRVERFDDVAGLNSYFATDAMVLKLQQLSQTIRDLGDSVKADSVDAKLKSLQDQSLRALRDNQDIFEKGGTVLRLGKHRFSVNQQPLDLSLVDQSGELALHISGTDFYQAVEDQAFLDLQTVSRLDVASESEDVYRAEYLAYLILHQASINQDGQSLETLYEALKEDKLNELVQRFAAPRYREGYVKGIHDHDAVNILLKVLPVYQQAGLLRYSQTARSKAILWLLEQDAERIEHYQQQAQNAKLLREHLNASQAYQELQKQLVDSLNDDQHEAADYLAQLLSEQDWQIEVSQDSLSLCEDYLQFRRSLGWQPQPLSFTESFNDHHQWLSAYTTKKQYGQAFACEAATVAVVNTMSEQRLGSVDFSLVCHVEGLLGEHARINKGSVELVLDDFIQRNEHHRSSVVPNFEAYLSQRTQLLSSAKEDFRLGEFKPRPLTSFVRNKLISESYLPLIGDNFAKQMGTLGDKKRTDLMGMLLLISPPGYGKTTLIEYVAHKLGLVFMKINGPSIGHQATSLDPADAPDQNAAREIEKINLAFEMGNNVLLYLDDIQHTHPEFLQKFISLCDGTRRIEGTWKGKTKTYDMRGKKFAVVMAGNPYTESGEAFRIPDMLANRADIYNLGDMLSDQKAIFDLSFIENSLTSNNVLAPLATRDLNDLYRFVRMAEGENIALSEMSHSYSAIESGEIVTTLQKLIMAQQIVLKVNQQYIKSAATADQYRVEPPFKLQGSYRNMNKLAEKISSVMTDQEMNTLLQDHYQGEAQTLAAGTEENLLKLAELRGDMTDEQQARWSEIKEGYQRQQMMGDSEDRAGQVVQQLAMLNQHVARFGRHDQEGS, from the coding sequence ATGTCAGATATGACTCAAAAAGCGGTGAGTGATGCTGGTGCATACGATGTTTTAAAGACGCGTTTGTTGCAGCAAGGCAGCCAGCTAAAGTCTCTCTCCCAATCCTTCAATCAGCAACGTCAAGAAACGTTTGGCGGTCAAGATTTTAACTTGATCGGCAAGGTCAATGTTCAAACCGATGCCAAGTGTATTCCGATCGACATGGCTCAGGTAAACCAGCATTTACTGTTCGGTTATCATGTCCAAGTCGGGATGAAAGCGACGCCTTCATTGGATGATGTCTTCGGGCTTTATCTCCTCCATGAAAATGAAGGTACATTTCGTGTAGAACGTCTCCCACTTGAATCCAGTTTTTTATCGGATTCTCGTTTTACCCATGAATTGTCGGAACTGTTTACTTACTACCGAGACGCGAGGCTTTCTCAAATCTCTCGTCAAGAAAGCACGCTTTACCTCGCCTTCCAAATCGGAATGCGCCCGGAAGACAGGAAAGTATTTCGTTTTCAGATCAACGCCCACTCTATCGAGTACATTGATTCTTTGGGGCAAAATGCGCTAACCAGTGTTCCTCAACATGATTTTGATTGGATCCCAACAACGCGAGATGATCATGTGCTTGGCGATCACCCGCATGTATCTCTTCAAGATAAGCTGTTTGTTGAATGTGTGGGTGGGGACTTAACCATCAAGGTGGAAGACAACACCAAAGATGGCAAAGGTATCTACAGAGAGGAAGTTGAAGATCCTCATCAAAGCGTTGCTGATGCACAGATCGACTACGCGTTTGTCGGAGACTTAATCGCGCTACGAGTAAAGCCAAACCGAGAAAAACACGCTCGATACTTCCTCTACAATTCAGTGAATCAGTCCGTCGTAAGGGCTGATGCATTAAGGGCAAGTGCAAAAACGTTACCTGAAGATCATGGTGTGCTTTACGCTAATGGTTATGTTTTATCAAATGGCGAAGACAAACAGTTCGCCTTTGAAGCTGACCAGCTCAAGTTTTTCCAACAGATCACGTCACCGAATGGTGAAGACATTCTTTATATCTTTTTCAACGCCGTTGAAGGTTATTACATCGCCTACACCTACAACTTGATTGAAAAGAAATTTGAAGCGCCAATGGAAAGCCACGGTTACAGCTTATACCCAGATGGCCGCTGGTTAGTGTTTCAACTGTCAGAAAATGAAGAAGCGTCTACCATCCACCCAATGAGAATTTGGGATACGCCATTTTCTACACCAGAGCACTATGCGAAGGTCAATGCGCAAACTCAAGGCAGTAGTCCGCTTTTCAATCTTGGTAATACTGAGCTAGTGCGAGCACTGTCTTCTGTACTCTCGATTTGCCAATTAGCACAGAGTGAAGAGGTGACTCAAGCGGCCTATGAGGTACTGATAAAGCAGTGTCGTTCAACGCTCGATCACTACACCTGGCTCAATCATGATTACGCTTGTGGAATAGGCAGTGCGATCAATGAACTCATGGGGACTACCGATAAGATCATCGATGAGTTTGCCAAAGTTCAACAGCTACAAAAACATGCAGCAAGCAGTCTTGATGAGCAAAAATCTGCGGTTTCCGAGCTTATCGGGAAAATCAAACTGGCACCCAAAGAGCAAGCGAACACGCTACTGAGTTTACTTAGTGAGGTAAAAGGGCAAGTTGGCGTGACTATGTCGCTCCGTCAGCAGCATTATATTGATGAGGTTCAAGTCGACCGTTTGCTTGAAGAATTACAGGCACAGCGTGAGTCACTTAACCTACACTTGCTCACTCTTCTTCAGGACGAAAAAGCGTACGTCCCGTTCAAGAAGCAAATTCAGAAAATCGAGTTACAACTCGAAGAAGTGAGCAAAACGGCGGAGATTCAGAAACTCAGCGAAGAAGTGGAAACACTTCGTCATGAGCTTCAAATAGTGACGGAAGAAGTTACAGACATCGAAACCGAAGACCCGACACAAGCGACTCGAATTTTAGACCTTACGACAGAAGTAACGTCTTTACTTAATACTGTTTCAGCGAAGCTAAGAGCAAAATCTCAAGGCTTACAAAGTGAAGAAGCTCAAGCGGAATTTAGTGCTCAATTTAAGCTGCTCAGCCAATCGGTGAGCAGTGCAATGGAGCAAGCATTAACGCCAGATGATTGTGATACTCAACTTGCTAAGCTTGTTGGGCAACTTGATAAGTTAGAGTCGCGTTTTGCAGATTTCGACCAGTTTTTGACCGAAATATATTCAAAGCGTGATGAGATCCAATCGACACTGGATAACCACAAGCAACAGCTCATAGCGGGTCAACAACGTCGAGTTCAAAACTTGCTCCAAGCGGCGAATGTCACTATGAGCAGTGTAGAAAAGCGCGTTGAACGATTTGATGATGTCGCAGGGCTAAATAGTTACTTTGCTACTGATGCAATGGTACTTAAGCTACAACAGTTGTCTCAGACTATTCGTGACCTTGGCGATAGTGTGAAAGCTGATAGTGTTGACGCAAAATTGAAATCGCTTCAAGACCAATCTTTGCGAGCGTTACGAGATAACCAAGACATCTTCGAGAAAGGTGGAACCGTTCTGCGTTTGGGCAAGCATCGGTTCAGTGTGAACCAGCAACCACTTGACCTTAGTTTGGTCGATCAAAGTGGTGAATTGGCGTTACACATTTCCGGAACGGATTTTTACCAAGCGGTAGAAGACCAAGCATTCCTCGACTTGCAAACCGTTTCTCGTTTAGACGTAGCCTCAGAAAGTGAAGATGTCTATCGAGCGGAATATCTGGCGTATTTGATATTGCATCAAGCTTCTATCAATCAAGATGGGCAGAGCCTAGAAACGCTTTATGAAGCTTTGAAAGAAGATAAGTTGAATGAACTCGTCCAACGCTTTGCGGCACCACGTTATCGAGAAGGGTACGTCAAAGGTATCCACGACCACGATGCAGTCAACATTTTACTTAAAGTGCTGCCTGTTTATCAGCAAGCGGGTTTACTACGTTACAGCCAAACTGCTCGCTCAAAAGCCATCTTGTGGTTATTGGAGCAAGATGCTGAACGAATAGAGCATTATCAACAACAGGCACAAAACGCTAAGTTATTACGAGAGCATTTAAATGCATCGCAAGCGTATCAAGAGCTGCAAAAACAACTGGTTGATTCCCTAAATGATGATCAACATGAAGCCGCTGACTACCTTGCGCAGCTATTGAGTGAGCAAGATTGGCAAATCGAAGTGAGTCAGGATTCTCTTTCTCTCTGTGAAGATTATTTGCAATTCAGACGCAGTTTGGGCTGGCAACCTCAACCGCTCAGCTTTACTGAATCATTTAACGATCACCACCAGTGGCTCAGTGCGTACACTACTAAAAAGCAATACGGTCAGGCATTCGCGTGTGAGGCTGCAACGGTTGCTGTCGTGAATACCATGTCTGAGCAAAGGTTAGGTAGTGTCGACTTTTCATTGGTGTGTCATGTCGAGGGGTTATTGGGAGAACACGCTCGAATAAATAAGGGCAGTGTAGAGCTCGTGTTGGATGACTTTATTCAAAGAAACGAGCATCATCGAAGCTCGGTGGTTCCGAACTTCGAAGCCTATCTATCGCAGCGTACCCAGTTGCTGAGCTCTGCCAAAGAAGACTTTCGTCTTGGTGAATTCAAACCTCGCCCATTGACGTCATTTGTTCGCAACAAGTTGATCAGTGAGAGTTACTTACCTCTTATTGGTGACAACTTTGCTAAGCAAATGGGCACGTTAGGCGACAAAAAGCGTACTGATTTGATGGGTATGCTACTTCTTATCTCTCCGCCTGGTTACGGTAAAACGACGTTAATTGAGTATGTTGCGCACAAATTAGGCTTGGTGTTCATGAAGATCAATGGCCCTTCCATCGGTCATCAAGCGACATCCCTCGATCCAGCCGATGCTCCCGATCAAAATGCGGCGCGTGAAATTGAAAAAATTAACCTCGCGTTCGAGATGGGCAACAACGTGTTGCTGTACTTGGATGATATTCAACATACCCATCCTGAGTTTTTACAGAAATTCATCTCACTCTGTGATGGCACGCGTCGAATAGAGGGAACATGGAAAGGGAAAACGAAAACCTACGACATGCGTGGCAAAAAGTTTGCCGTCGTGATGGCGGGTAACCCGTACACCGAGAGTGGTGAAGCGTTCCGAATCCCGGATATGTTGGCTAACCGTGCGGACATCTACAACCTCGGTGATATGCTGTCTGACCAAAAAGCGATCTTCGATTTAAGCTTCATCGAAAACTCGCTCACATCCAACAATGTTCTTGCGCCTTTAGCGACACGAGATCTGAATGATTTGTACCGCTTTGTCAGAATGGCTGAGGGGGAAAACATCGCGCTGAGTGAGATGAGCCATTCTTACTCTGCTATTGAATCTGGCGAGATCGTGACGACCCTACAAAAACTGATCATGGCGCAGCAAATTGTCTTGAAGGTGAACCAGCAGTACATCAAGTCAGCCGCAACAGCGGACCAGTATCGCGTTGAACCGCCGTTTAAGCTGCAAGGCTCGTATCGAAACATGAATAAACTGGCGGAGAAAATATCGTCAGTGATGACCGACCAAGAGATGAACACGCTGCTTCAAGATCACTATCAGGGTGAAGCGCAAACGCTGGCTGCGGGCACTGAAGAGAACCTACTCAAACTTGCAGAGTTACGCGGTGACATGACGGATGAACAGCAAGCTCGTTGGTCTGAAATCAAAGAAGGGTATCAGCGTCAGCAAATGATGGGTGATTCCGAAGACCGAGCAGGACAGGTGGTGCAGCAACTTGCGATGCTGAATCAACATGTTGCTCGATTTGGTCGTCATGATCAGGAGGGAAGCTAA
- a CDS encoding phospholipase D-like domain-containing protein, whose amino-acid sequence MNRQKWSAWLEASIQDYRLDDSERRELQSELQDSVLSHEDRSYLRNLSFKLVQQEIQNQGDAAALVRWLERVVKVLDNVMSANLADTASSWFSPGRACASGIIEQLKLARHSVDICVFTIADNDLTDQILSAHKRGVAVRIVTDNDKMYDKGSDVEYLAAQGVAVKIDTTRYHMHHKFAIFDQQRLINGSFNWTRSASKYNQEDITLTDDRRFVSAFSRQFETLWQKFPCHKPS is encoded by the coding sequence ATGAATCGACAGAAATGGTCAGCGTGGTTAGAGGCCTCGATACAAGATTACCGCCTAGATGATAGTGAGCGAAGAGAACTTCAATCGGAGCTGCAGGATTCGGTATTAAGTCATGAAGACCGCTCATACCTGCGGAATTTGAGCTTTAAGCTTGTACAACAAGAAATACAAAACCAGGGCGATGCTGCTGCTCTGGTTCGCTGGTTAGAGCGAGTGGTCAAAGTCTTAGATAATGTAATGAGTGCGAACTTAGCAGATACCGCGTCAAGTTGGTTTTCACCGGGTAGAGCGTGCGCGTCCGGCATCATTGAACAGCTGAAACTGGCTCGTCATTCAGTGGATATCTGCGTTTTCACTATTGCAGATAATGACCTAACCGATCAGATCCTTTCGGCGCATAAAAGAGGTGTGGCGGTCCGAATCGTGACCGACAACGACAAAATGTACGATAAAGGTAGTGATGTTGAATATCTTGCAGCACAAGGTGTCGCGGTTAAAATTGATACCACTCGATACCATATGCACCATAAGTTCGCGATATTCGATCAACAACGGTTGATCAATGGCAGCTTTAACTGGACGCGCAGTGCTTCTAAATACAATCAGGAAGATATCACGCTTACCGACGATCGCAGGTTTGTTTCTGCGTTCTCAAGACAATTTGAAACGTTATGGCAAAAGTTCCCTTGCCATAAGCCGTCATAA
- a CDS encoding toxic anion resistance protein, which yields MTELMNSEHQVLEVDATPQIVALAEQFDAFDSVATITFGKEALEKITAFSDEVLEQVRVRDSGEAGDILHAMVSSMDSAEFSNLGKTSLLSRLPLVGELFDSFKKFSASFDSVKSQLEQLSGRLEAQEMKLAHDITQLDTLYDHNLDLLGGLEQYIAAGKYKLNQLTQNVLPSLLAQSEQSGDALDAQKYRDATQAVARLEKRVHNLELTRLAAIQTAPQIRLSQEGNKMLMEDIQDIVHNTFPLWKRQFLIAISNYEKEKALKVTRAVKDYTNKQYVQNAEKLKALEEQIAENYQRGILDLDSLETVNQLTIETLNNTLSRVKEGRAQREQAQQVIERAEAELKQALQQTL from the coding sequence ATGACCGAATTGATGAATTCTGAACATCAGGTACTTGAGGTGGACGCTACTCCTCAAATCGTCGCGCTAGCAGAGCAATTTGATGCGTTTGACAGTGTGGCGACGATCACTTTTGGTAAAGAAGCACTAGAAAAAATCACCGCTTTCTCTGACGAAGTATTAGAGCAAGTTCGTGTTCGAGATAGTGGTGAAGCTGGCGATATCCTGCATGCCATGGTGTCGTCCATGGACAGCGCTGAATTCTCTAATTTAGGCAAAACCAGCTTGTTATCGAGACTTCCTCTAGTCGGTGAGCTTTTTGATTCATTCAAAAAATTCTCGGCTAGTTTTGATTCAGTGAAGAGCCAACTGGAACAGCTTTCAGGGCGTTTAGAAGCGCAAGAAATGAAGTTGGCTCATGATATTACCCAACTCGATACGCTCTATGACCACAACTTAGATCTACTTGGCGGATTAGAACAGTACATTGCCGCTGGTAAGTATAAGTTAAATCAGCTTACTCAGAATGTGTTACCAAGCTTACTGGCACAATCTGAGCAAAGTGGTGACGCGTTGGATGCCCAGAAATATCGTGATGCGACCCAAGCCGTTGCGCGTTTAGAGAAGCGCGTGCATAACCTTGAGCTTACTCGCCTTGCTGCCATCCAAACCGCGCCCCAGATTCGATTGTCTCAAGAAGGCAATAAAATGCTGATGGAAGACATTCAAGATATCGTTCACAACACCTTCCCGTTGTGGAAGCGCCAATTCTTGATTGCGATTTCCAATTACGAAAAAGAGAAAGCGTTGAAGGTAACGCGCGCGGTGAAGGATTACACCAATAAGCAATATGTACAAAACGCGGAGAAACTGAAGGCGTTAGAAGAACAAATTGCAGAAAACTACCAGCGTGGCATTCTCGACCTCGATTCTCTAGAGACCGTGAATCAACTGACGATAGAAACGCTGAACAATACGCTATCGCGAGTGAAGGAAGGCAGAGCGCAACGTGAGCAGGCTCAGCAAGTGATTGAGCGAGCAGAGGCGGAACTTAAACAAGCGCTTCAGCAAACCTTGTAA
- a CDS encoding alkene reductase, translated as MSKLFEPTQLKQLNLQNRVVMAPMTRARTSQPGNIPNQIMATYYKQRATAGLIISEATQISDDSQGYSFTPGVYTDEQVAGWKTVTQAAKEQGAAMFCQLWHVGRVSHPTFQKGEQPIAPSALKPVETQVWIADEQGNGNMVDCVKPRAMTQSDIDRVVSDFAHAAKRAIEAGFDGVEIHGGNGYLIDQFLRTNSNHRTDNYGGTRENRLRFLLEVVDAVSEAIGANKVGVRLAPFITFKDMNCPDIVPTILDASKQLQARDIAYLHLSEADWDDAPVIPESFRIELREYFTNTIIVAGSYTQDRADEVLEKGYADLVAFGRPFVSNPDLVARLKHHQPLAELDGSTLFGGNEHGYTDYPALG; from the coding sequence ATGAGCAAACTATTTGAACCAACACAGTTGAAACAACTGAATCTACAAAACCGCGTAGTCATGGCTCCAATGACCCGAGCGCGCACCAGCCAACCGGGCAACATTCCAAACCAAATAATGGCGACTTACTACAAGCAGCGCGCAACCGCGGGCTTAATTATCTCTGAAGCCACCCAGATTTCAGACGATTCGCAGGGTTACTCATTCACACCAGGCGTCTACACTGATGAGCAAGTGGCAGGCTGGAAAACCGTCACTCAAGCAGCAAAAGAGCAAGGCGCAGCTATGTTTTGTCAGTTATGGCATGTTGGCCGTGTATCACACCCGACATTCCAAAAAGGCGAACAGCCTATTGCCCCATCAGCACTAAAACCTGTAGAAACCCAAGTGTGGATTGCCGACGAACAAGGCAATGGCAACATGGTCGATTGTGTAAAGCCTCGAGCCATGACTCAATCGGATATTGACCGTGTAGTGAGTGATTTCGCCCATGCAGCAAAACGTGCGATTGAAGCAGGCTTCGATGGCGTTGAAATCCACGGCGGTAATGGTTACCTGATTGACCAGTTCCTACGTACCAATTCAAATCACAGAACCGACAACTACGGCGGTACTCGCGAAAACCGACTTCGCTTTTTATTAGAAGTGGTCGATGCGGTGAGCGAAGCCATTGGTGCCAACAAAGTGGGAGTACGACTCGCACCTTTCATCACTTTCAAGGACATGAACTGCCCAGACATTGTGCCAACCATCCTCGATGCATCGAAACAACTTCAAGCTCGTGATATTGCGTACTTGCACCTGTCTGAAGCCGATTGGGACGACGCACCAGTGATTCCAGAAAGTTTCCGCATCGAACTGCGCGAATACTTCACTAACACGATTATCGTCGCTGGCAGTTATACCCAAGATCGTGCTGACGAGGTACTTGAGAAGGGTTATGCGGATTTAGTGGCGTTTGGACGCCCGTTTGTTTCTAACCCAGATTTGGTGGCGCGCTTAAAGCACCACCAACCTCTGGCTGAACTGGACGGCTCTACATTATTTGGTGGCAATGAACACGGCTATACGGATTATCCGGCGCTTGGTTGA
- a CDS encoding GrxB family glutaredoxin, whose amino-acid sequence MKLYIYEHCPFSARVRYIAGMLNIQLDVINIAYDDDKTTTDLIGTKQVPLLIKDNSEAMAESLDIIAYFLELATSSETSQPSQQALDWQKIAFLPLQKVGYPRWSNMDLPEFATQSAQLAWRAKKETDALNFDALLQDTPNIAKEVEALIERAKSVLNLDSYQHVTLIDEAILFSILRGFFSAAEIQWDNAVKDWMESVSNKTQVPLLK is encoded by the coding sequence ATGAAACTCTACATTTACGAACATTGCCCATTCAGTGCTCGCGTCCGCTACATTGCTGGCATGCTGAATATCCAACTCGACGTCATCAATATTGCTTATGACGATGACAAAACCACAACAGACCTGATTGGAACCAAACAAGTACCACTTCTTATCAAAGACAACAGTGAAGCGATGGCAGAAAGCCTAGATATCATCGCTTACTTCCTTGAGCTGGCAACATCAAGTGAAACAAGCCAGCCATCTCAACAAGCGCTGGATTGGCAAAAAATCGCGTTCCTTCCACTACAAAAAGTGGGTTACCCGCGTTGGTCAAACATGGATTTGCCAGAGTTTGCCACTCAGTCTGCACAGCTCGCTTGGCGCGCGAAAAAGGAAACTGACGCACTCAATTTTGACGCACTTTTGCAAGACACACCAAACATTGCCAAAGAGGTAGAAGCGCTCATCGAACGTGCGAAAAGTGTGTTGAATCTCGATTCCTACCAGCATGTGACTTTGATAGACGAAGCGATCTTATTTTCTATTTTGCGCGGGTTCTTCAGTGCCGCAGAAATCCAATGGGACAACGCCGTGAAAGATTGGATGGAATCTGTAAGCAACAAAACCCAAGTACCACTACTTAAGTAA